A region of Hymenobacter sp. J193 DNA encodes the following proteins:
- a CDS encoding ArdC family protein, whose amino-acid sequence MIKQARPAAQNTARPDVYQLVTDRVIEALEAGQIAWRKPWHAAYGLPRNYVSGRAYTGINAFLLHLVGGTPFFLTFRQAKELGGNIRKGAKGMPVIYYNVTTRTDKQTGEEEKTPFIKYYTVFSVDDVEGVEIVLPEQPQDRNHEPLAAAEALVTNWATCPRIEHGGTQAFYAPGPDFVQVPRPETFISGEAYYSTLFHELTHATGHASRLDRPDLAEALRPSGRAGYAREELTAEMGAAFLCGHAGLNPSATLENTAAYLQFWLEQLRGDKKLVVQAASRAQRAAELILGRPAPEDTEPDPQPTPASPAPAAVVVASEHAQPACCGETGAIPSRPVLPTLPPVILGQETLPSLTTVVVATQRIELTRLLEHPAFTDEQRRTATGRILAETDPARLGRWLTNIMQRVAEWEDQTLAEEARQNPRPYPLDEC is encoded by the coding sequence ATGATAAAGCAAGCCCGCCCCGCCGCTCAAAACACTGCCCGCCCCGATGTGTACCAGCTTGTAACCGACCGGGTAATTGAGGCCCTCGAAGCCGGTCAGATTGCCTGGCGCAAGCCCTGGCACGCGGCCTACGGTCTGCCCCGCAACTACGTGAGCGGCCGGGCTTACACCGGCATCAATGCCTTTCTGCTGCACCTGGTCGGCGGCACGCCGTTCTTTCTAACGTTCCGGCAGGCCAAGGAGCTGGGCGGCAACATCCGCAAGGGTGCCAAGGGCATGCCCGTGATTTACTACAACGTCACGACTCGCACCGACAAGCAAACCGGCGAGGAAGAGAAAACGCCATTTATCAAGTACTACACGGTCTTTTCCGTGGACGACGTGGAAGGCGTGGAAATCGTCCTGCCCGAGCAGCCCCAAGACCGGAACCACGAGCCCTTGGCAGCCGCCGAGGCCCTGGTAACGAATTGGGCTACCTGCCCCCGGATTGAGCACGGCGGTACGCAGGCCTTCTATGCTCCGGGTCCTGACTTTGTACAAGTACCCCGCCCGGAAACCTTCATCAGTGGCGAGGCCTATTACTCGACCCTATTTCACGAGCTGACCCACGCCACCGGCCACGCCAGCCGCCTGGACCGTCCCGACCTGGCCGAAGCCCTGCGCCCGAGTGGCCGCGCCGGCTACGCCCGCGAGGAGCTGACGGCGGAAATGGGCGCCGCTTTTCTGTGCGGCCACGCTGGCCTAAACCCCAGCGCCACGCTGGAAAACACGGCCGCCTACCTACAGTTTTGGCTGGAGCAGCTGCGCGGGGATAAAAAGCTGGTGGTGCAGGCCGCCAGCCGGGCCCAGCGCGCGGCAGAGCTGATACTGGGCCGCCCGGCTCCCGAGGATACCGAGCCCGACCCGCAGCCGACCCCCGCCAGCCCCGCCCCTGCGGCTGTGGTCGTGGCCTCTGAGCATGCGCAGCCAGCATGCTGCGGGGAAACCGGGGCCATACCGTCCCGCCCGGTGCTGCCCACGCTGCCACCGGTGATTTTGGGGCAGGAAACCCTGCCTTCGCTGACCACGGTCGTGGTCGCCACGCAGCGCATCGAGCTGACCCGCCTGCTGGAGCATCCCGCCTTTACCGATGAGCAGCGCCGCACGGCCACCGGCCGCATCCTGGCCGAAACCGACCCCGCCCGGCTGGGCCGCTGGCTGACCAACATCATGCAGCGGGTGGCCGAGTGGGAAGACCAAACCCTGGCTGAGGAGGCGCGCCAGAACCCGCGCCCCTATCCGTTGGACGAGTGCTGA
- a CDS encoding ParA family protein: MKIICVANQKGGIGKSTLITVLAGALSADYGYRVLVVDADSQQTLAGVRLTNDQPSVDQERAAGTLADPAFPYALESVGMGQVYDRLDEVSDDYDVVFIDVPGRSDDTAMIDVLSGANVVLVPVGASDAERLATISFMQLLQEISRLSREQGLDFHFFGVHSHRTNLKEEKDMDEFTDALGLPRLQASLRQLGCYKRLSTRYSYLNPAYRRAVGADAAVETEVRALCDELIARAGLTSELVS, encoded by the coding sequence ATGAAAATCATCTGCGTTGCCAACCAGAAGGGTGGCATTGGTAAGAGTACCCTCATCACCGTGCTGGCCGGCGCGCTCTCGGCCGACTATGGCTACCGCGTGCTCGTGGTCGATGCCGACTCCCAGCAAACCCTGGCCGGGGTGCGCCTGACCAACGACCAGCCCAGCGTGGACCAGGAGCGCGCAGCCGGCACGCTGGCCGACCCTGCTTTTCCCTATGCCCTGGAATCAGTGGGCATGGGCCAAGTGTATGACCGGCTCGACGAGGTCAGCGACGACTACGATGTGGTGTTCATCGACGTGCCGGGCCGCTCGGATGATACGGCCATGATTGACGTGCTCAGCGGCGCCAACGTGGTGCTCGTGCCCGTGGGGGCCTCGGACGCCGAGCGCCTGGCCACGATTTCCTTTATGCAGCTGCTGCAGGAGATTTCCCGGCTCTCGCGGGAGCAGGGGCTGGACTTCCACTTCTTCGGCGTGCACTCGCACCGCACCAACCTGAAAGAGGAAAAGGACATGGACGAATTCACCGACGCCTTGGGCTTGCCGCGCCTGCAGGCCTCGCTGCGCCAGCTCGGCTGTTACAAGCGCCTCTCAACCCGCTACAGCTACCTCAACCCGGCCTACCGGCGGGCGGTGGGGGCCGATGCTGCCGTGGAAACGGAAGTGCGCGCCCTGTGCGACGAACTGATTGCCCGCGCTGGGCTCACCTCTGAACTCGTATCGTAA
- a CDS encoding TraM recognition domain-containing protein yields MPPARPGQRRWQPTQLQLRRVQLAAAGVGSLSGTLLLALAPFSAGIIAWLYPTAAGLVLGAGLVAGVVRALHKTERFGLRTERQQQQSEHGFSLATTDGGWINIPNPFRGTLVLGGAGAGKSYSIGEPLIEQFTQKGFAGLIYDFKFPVLAEAAQKAFVLADAKARAAGKEPAQVQLHIINFKDLERSERVNPLRADKMPVVAYANEYARAIMANLNPESIKKMDFFDTSANAFLTAIIWFYKKNFPTFCTLPHVVNTALHPDFTHVLSMLDSDPECGDMVRSITTAVKQRAEKQVAGVIASLQIVLTRINSPEIAWVLTPDEARGEGFSLELNDKKAPKVLVVGNDPTLKETFSPVISCIVAVALKLMNQQHKHPSYVFLDEAATIYVPNLEVIPATARSNKVAMIYMTQDLSQMIDAYGREKMQVMVSNLNNQFFGKVNSLETAKFVSELVGKEDREMVSASLGRSQSGGARGAGSSSNQSVSWQERNLVRLQDTITLETGEFIGQTVETEQPFFQGKVARQATPGNYPLHPLATFEGGPAPVLEASPAGKEPSQDWLSQRRAARQAGSQPAAEAVGALQAVIQANFALIREDVAGIVGQYANTLKPGQMPDNEPML; encoded by the coding sequence ATGCCCCCCGCCCGGCCCGGGCAGCGGCGCTGGCAGCCCACACAGCTGCAGCTGCGGCGCGTGCAGCTGGCGGCTGCGGGGGTGGGCTCACTCAGTGGGACGCTGCTGCTGGCCCTGGCCCCGTTTTCGGCGGGCATCATTGCCTGGCTCTATCCCACGGCCGCCGGGCTGGTTCTGGGCGCGGGCCTGGTTGCGGGTGTGGTGCGGGCCCTGCACAAGACCGAGCGGTTTGGGCTGCGCACCGAGCGCCAGCAGCAGCAGTCGGAGCACGGCTTTAGCTTGGCCACGACCGATGGGGGCTGGATTAACATTCCCAACCCGTTTCGGGGCACGCTGGTGCTGGGCGGCGCCGGGGCAGGTAAGTCGTATTCCATCGGGGAACCTTTGATTGAGCAGTTCACGCAGAAGGGCTTTGCCGGCCTCATCTACGACTTTAAGTTTCCGGTGCTGGCCGAAGCCGCGCAGAAGGCTTTTGTGCTGGCCGATGCCAAAGCCAGGGCGGCAGGGAAGGAGCCCGCTCAAGTGCAGCTGCACATCATCAACTTTAAAGACCTGGAACGCAGCGAGCGAGTGAACCCGCTACGGGCCGACAAGATGCCGGTGGTGGCTTATGCCAACGAGTACGCCCGCGCCATCATGGCCAACCTGAACCCGGAGAGCATCAAAAAGATGGACTTCTTTGACACCAGCGCCAACGCCTTCCTGACGGCCATCATCTGGTTTTACAAGAAGAACTTTCCCACGTTCTGCACCCTGCCCCACGTGGTGAACACGGCCCTGCACCCGGACTTTACCCACGTGCTGAGCATGCTCGACTCGGACCCCGAGTGCGGGGACATGGTGCGCTCCATCACCACGGCCGTCAAGCAGCGGGCCGAGAAGCAGGTGGCCGGCGTCATTGCCTCGCTGCAGATTGTGCTCACCCGCATTAACTCACCGGAAATTGCCTGGGTGCTCACGCCGGACGAGGCGAGAGGGGAGGGGTTCAGCCTGGAGCTGAACGACAAGAAAGCCCCCAAGGTACTAGTGGTAGGCAACGACCCCACACTCAAGGAAACCTTCTCGCCGGTCATCAGCTGCATCGTAGCAGTGGCCCTGAAGCTAATGAACCAGCAGCACAAGCACCCGAGCTACGTGTTCCTCGACGAGGCCGCTACCATCTACGTGCCCAACCTGGAGGTGATACCGGCCACGGCGCGCAGCAACAAGGTGGCCATGATTTACATGACCCAGGACCTGAGCCAGATGATTGACGCTTATGGCCGGGAGAAGATGCAGGTGATGGTGAGCAACCTTAACAATCAGTTTTTCGGCAAGGTCAATTCGCTAGAGACAGCCAAGTTCGTGTCTGAGCTTGTGGGCAAGGAAGACCGGGAGATGGTATCGGCCAGCCTGGGCCGCAGCCAGAGCGGCGGCGCCCGCGGCGCGGGCAGCAGCAGCAACCAGAGCGTGAGTTGGCAGGAACGCAACCTCGTGCGCCTGCAGGACACCATTACCCTGGAGACGGGAGAATTTATCGGGCAGACCGTGGAAACGGAGCAGCCCTTTTTCCAGGGGAAAGTGGCGCGTCAGGCCACGCCAGGCAATTACCCGCTGCACCCCTTGGCCACGTTCGAGGGCGGGCCGGCGCCGGTACTGGAAGCGTCGCCGGCAGGGAAGGAGCCCAGCCAGGACTGGCTGAGCCAGCGCCGGGCGGCGCGGCAGGCCGGGAGCCAGCCCGCAGCCGAGGCGGTCGGCGCCCTGCAGGCCGTCATTCAGGCCAACTTTGCCCTGATACGCGAGGACGTGGCCGGCATCGTCGGGCAGTACGCCAACACCCTCAAGCCGGGCCAGATGCCGGACAATGAGCCCATGCTTTAG